A genomic window from Labrus bergylta chromosome 7, fLabBer1.1, whole genome shotgun sequence includes:
- the shisal1b gene encoding protein shisa-like-1a isoform X2, with protein MTITSRQSFNVLTVIFLLLSTAALSAHYRVCEPYDDQKGRPHFGFHCPRLSDNKNFMFCCYRNNTAFKYCCNETEFQMVMQINLTTTSDGYAHNNYTALVGVWIYGFFVMVLLALDFLYYSAINYELCRVYLEKWGLGGRWLKKARSQWHRSMPEESEAQAQAQPMVPSHYQPRHSLRGESHSPTLLPYNTSTA; from the exons atgacTATCACCAGCCGGCAGTCCTTCAATGTCCTGACGGTCAtcttcctgctgctgtccacTGCAG CTTTATCGGCCCATTACAGAGTGTGTGAACCCTACGACGACCAAAAGGGGCGGCCGCACTTCGGCTTTCACTGCCCGCGCCTCTCAGACAACAAGAACTTCATGTTCTGCTGCTACCGCAACAACACCGCATTCAAATACTGCTGCAACGAGACCGAGTTTCAGATGGTCATGCAGATCAACCTCACCACCACCTCAGACGGTTATGCACACAA TAATTATACAGCCCTGGTCGGCGTGTGGATCTACGGCTTCTTTGTCATGGTGCTGCTGGCGCTTGACTTCCTCTACTACTCAGCCATAAATTACGAGCTGTGCCGGGTCTACCTGGAGAAATGGGGTCTTGGGGGACGCTGGCTGAAGAAGGCCAGGAGTCAGTGGCACAGGTCCATGCCGGAGGAGAGCGAGGCCCAGGCTCAAGCCCAGCCCATGGTCCCCAGCCACTACCAGCCCAGACACAGCCTAAGAGGGGAGAGCCACAGCCCCACGCTCCTGCCCTACAACACGTCCACAGCATG A
- the shisal1b gene encoding protein shisa-like-1a isoform X1, which yields MTITSRQSFNVLTVIFLLLSTAALSAHYRVCEPYDDQKGRPHFGFHCPRLSDNKNFMFCCYRNNTAFKYCCNETEFQMVMQINLTTTSDGYAHNNYTALVGVWIYGFFVMVLLALDFLYYSAINYELCRVYLEKWGLGGRWLKKARSQWHRSMPEESEAQAQAQPMVPSHYQPRHSLRGESHSPTLLPYNTSTAW from the exons atgacTATCACCAGCCGGCAGTCCTTCAATGTCCTGACGGTCAtcttcctgctgctgtccacTGCAG CTTTATCGGCCCATTACAGAGTGTGTGAACCCTACGACGACCAAAAGGGGCGGCCGCACTTCGGCTTTCACTGCCCGCGCCTCTCAGACAACAAGAACTTCATGTTCTGCTGCTACCGCAACAACACCGCATTCAAATACTGCTGCAACGAGACCGAGTTTCAGATGGTCATGCAGATCAACCTCACCACCACCTCAGACGGTTATGCACACAA TAATTATACAGCCCTGGTCGGCGTGTGGATCTACGGCTTCTTTGTCATGGTGCTGCTGGCGCTTGACTTCCTCTACTACTCAGCCATAAATTACGAGCTGTGCCGGGTCTACCTGGAGAAATGGGGTCTTGGGGGACGCTGGCTGAAGAAGGCCAGGAGTCAGTGGCACAGGTCCATGCCGGAGGAGAGCGAGGCCCAGGCTCAAGCCCAGCCCATGGTCCCCAGCCACTACCAGCCCAGACACAGCCTAAGAGGGGAGAGCCACAGCCCCACGCTCCTGCCCTACAACACGTCCACAGCATGGTGA